A genomic region of Phenylobacterium parvum contains the following coding sequences:
- a CDS encoding phosphotransferase: protein MDISLKLPEVQRARVEAALVRFDGAPGSLAPVPGGATGALALRFTTPGGERLLRLSDPAVDRMRNPDQHACIVAAAKAGIAPALYACEPETGVLVMDFVAQRPLSDHPGGARAVARELGRLFRTLQAEASFSNAVNFGERLAGLMELVLGKQHFAEGLMAPFVAGLQRLRAAYPWSASAPVAAHCDPNPRNLLYDGNRFWLVDWETACATDPMVDLAILTHETVRDPNAEGAMLEGWLGRPAGQDERDRLALMKPMTRLFYGLLMLMVTPPPETPSGDLAALDPADFGARVADGRLPMGSPAMMTELAKITLAGFLADMESPQVQAILGRAS, encoded by the coding sequence GTGGACATTTCCCTGAAGCTTCCTGAGGTCCAGCGCGCCAGGGTCGAGGCGGCGCTGGTCCGGTTCGATGGCGCGCCCGGAAGCCTGGCGCCCGTCCCCGGCGGCGCCACCGGCGCCTTGGCGCTCAGGTTCACAACGCCGGGCGGGGAGCGTCTCCTGCGTCTCTCCGATCCTGCCGTGGACCGGATGCGCAACCCGGACCAGCACGCCTGCATCGTCGCGGCGGCGAAGGCGGGGATCGCGCCCGCCCTTTACGCCTGCGAGCCGGAGACGGGAGTCCTCGTCATGGACTTCGTGGCCCAGCGACCGCTCTCAGATCATCCGGGCGGGGCGAGGGCGGTCGCCAGGGAGCTCGGCCGGCTGTTCCGGACCCTCCAGGCGGAGGCGAGCTTTTCCAATGCCGTGAACTTCGGTGAGCGGCTGGCGGGCCTGATGGAACTGGTCCTGGGGAAGCAGCATTTCGCCGAGGGCCTGATGGCGCCGTTTGTCGCGGGCCTCCAGCGCCTACGCGCCGCCTATCCCTGGTCGGCCTCCGCCCCAGTGGCCGCGCACTGCGATCCCAACCCGCGCAACCTGCTGTACGACGGGAACCGCTTCTGGCTGGTGGACTGGGAGACGGCCTGCGCCACGGATCCCATGGTCGACCTGGCCATCCTGACCCATGAGACGGTGAGGGACCCGAACGCCGAGGGGGCCATGCTGGAGGGCTGGCTGGGGCGTCCGGCGGGACAGGACGAGCGGGACCGGCTGGCCCTGATGAAGCCGATGACGCGCCTCTTCTATGGCCTGTTGATGCTGATGGTCACGCCGCCGCCGGAGACGCCCTCCGGCGACCTCGCCGCCCTGGATCCCGCTGACTTCGGCGCCCGGGTCGCTGACGGTCGGCTGCCCATGGGCTCGCCGGCCATGATGACCGAACTGGCCAAGATCACCCTGGCGGGCTTCCTGGCCGACATGGAGTCGCCTCAGGTGCAGGCCATTCTCGGGAGGGCTTCATGA